The Bacillus thuringiensis region ATTCTTGCCATCAAGTACAATTCGGTCACCTTGTTCAACTATGAAGCTAATCGGCTCATTCACAACTTGGTCATCGTACTTAACAGACACGTCAGCCAAAATAACCAATTCATTTGACTTAAACTTCAATGCTTCTAATTTTAATGACTCAGTTTTCTCTACATTTTTTAGCAATTTTGACTTTTCTTCAATAGCTTTTTGTTGCCTTGATTCGAGGTTTTTTGCTTTTTTCATCATTTTGGCTGCTTTATGTCCTACAAATCCCTTATCCAACTTAGAACCTGAATTCCTTGTTCCATTTTTTGAAGCTTCTACATCATGAGACCAACTTGCTGAACGTTTGGAAGACTGTTTTAATCTTCCTATGTCTTTTTGTAGACGATCATTTGTAGCCTGTTCGTGCTCTTGCTGTCTATCAAAGTTTAATTTCCAAGAAGAATAGTTTCCGCTTTGAACTTCAATATTTGCCCTATTTATAGATAAGATATGGTCAACGCATCCATCTAAAAAGATTCTGTCATGTGAAATTAAAATAAACCCTTTTTTCTTCTTTAGATAATCAGAGACTATTTTTCGTGCATCAGTGTCTAGGTGGTTTGTTGGTTCATCAATTAATAGAAATTGACCTTCATTTAAAAACAGTGCAGCAAGCAACACCTTTGTTTGTTCTCCATTTGATAAAGTTTTAAACGGTCTGTACATGACCTCGGCATCAACATTTAAATAGGATATTTCACGTAGAAATTCCCAATCTTCTGCTTGGGGGCAAATTTCTTCAAGGATTTCATGAGTAAATTT contains the following coding sequences:
- a CDS encoding Lsa family ABC-F type ribosomal protection protein, yielding MSMIKVQDLTFSYPGSFDNIFEDVNFQIDTDWKLGFIGRNGRGKTTFLNLLLGNYEYSGKILASVEFNYFPYPVADKNKFTHEILEEICPQAEDWEFLREISYLNVDAEVMYRPFKTLSNGEQTKVLLAALFLNEGQFLLIDEPTNHLDTDARKIVSDYLKKKKGFILISHDRIFLDGCVDHILSINRANIEVQSGNYSSWKLNFDRQQEHEQATNDRLQKDIGRLKQSSKRSASWSHDVEASKNGTRNSGSKLDKGFVGHKAAKMMKKAKNLESRQQKAIEEKSKLLKNVEKTESLKLEALKFKSNELVILADVSVKYDDQVVNEPISFIVEQGDRIVLDGKNGSGKSSILKLILGQSIQYTGLVTLGTGLTISYVQQDTSHLKGSLSDYIEEQKIDETLFKSILRKMDFDRIQFEKDISHYSGGQKKKLLIAKSLCEKAHLYIWDEPLNFIDIYSRMQIEELIQQFNPTMVIVEHDKAFQQTVATKTISM